A genome region from Arachis duranensis cultivar V14167 chromosome 8, aradu.V14167.gnm2.J7QH, whole genome shotgun sequence includes the following:
- the LOC107462228 gene encoding uncharacterized protein LOC107462228 isoform X1: protein MAAHSSWCCGHCPRHPSPLPYCALLNHPFPFHCDLTRTWPPCGSFSSSQSMLLLDAFNKDRASLPQPLPNPPPLAPIPVAAPDPRTQEMINEKLKKAEDLGEQGKVDEAQKALEEAEALKKCQLPTRQEPVVDNSNSSKYTAADMRIAYQKLCVCDICGVLLSVYDRNVC, encoded by the exons ATGGCTGCCCATTCGTCTTGGTGTTGTGGTCATTGTCCTCGTCATCCTTCCCCCTTGCCCTATTGTGCGCTACTCAATCACCCCTTTCCTTTTCACTG TGATCTTACTCGTACCTGGCCTCCCTGTGGTAGCTTTTCTTCTTCCCag TCCATGCTCCTGTTAGATGCCTTTAACAAAGACAGGGCATCTTTACCTCAACCTCTGCCAAATCCACCTCCTTTGGCTCCCATTCCTGTTGCTGCTCCTGACCCTCGAACACAAGAGATGATAAATGAGAAGTTGAAGAAAGCCGAGGACCTTG GCGAGCAAGGAAAGGTTGATGAGGCGCAAAAAGCATTGGAAGAAGCCGAAGCACTTAAGAAG TGTCAACTTCCGACCAGGCAGGAGCCTGTAGTGGATAATTCAAATTCTTCAAAATATACAGCTGCTGATATGCGAATT GCTTATCAGAAGCTATGCGTATGTGACATATGTGGAGTACTTTTGAGTGTATATGATAG GAATGTTTGTTAG
- the LOC107462228 gene encoding uncharacterized protein LOC107462228 isoform X2 has protein sequence MLICVVVKSHGCPFVLVLWSLSSSSFPLALLCATQSPLSFSLSMLLLDAFNKDRASLPQPLPNPPPLAPIPVAAPDPRTQEMINEKLKKAEDLGEQGKVDEAQKALEEAEALKKCQLPTRQEPVVDNSNSSKYTAADMRIAYQKLCVCDICGVLLSVYDRNVC, from the exons ATGCTCATCTGTGTCGTCGTGAAGTCGCATGGCTGCCCATTCGTCTTGGTGTTGTGGTCATTGTCCTCGTCATCCTTCCCCCTTGCCCTATTGTGCGCTACTCAATCACCCCTTTCCTTTTCACTG TCCATGCTCCTGTTAGATGCCTTTAACAAAGACAGGGCATCTTTACCTCAACCTCTGCCAAATCCACCTCCTTTGGCTCCCATTCCTGTTGCTGCTCCTGACCCTCGAACACAAGAGATGATAAATGAGAAGTTGAAGAAAGCCGAGGACCTTG GCGAGCAAGGAAAGGTTGATGAGGCGCAAAAAGCATTGGAAGAAGCCGAAGCACTTAAGAAG TGTCAACTTCCGACCAGGCAGGAGCCTGTAGTGGATAATTCAAATTCTTCAAAATATACAGCTGCTGATATGCGAATT GCTTATCAGAAGCTATGCGTATGTGACATATGTGGAGTACTTTTGAGTGTATATGATAG GAATGTTTGTTAG
- the LOC107462227 gene encoding fasciclin-like arabinogalactan protein 9, which translates to MASTTFILILPILLLLNPQAQAQAPAPAPSGQLNLTAILEKGSQYTTLLKLLKDTQQLSQIQNQFKTNSQGFTVFAPTDNAFQNLPSGALNGLSDDQKVQLILYHSAPKYYSLSDLLTVSNPVRTQSPWGLNFTGGQGNQVNVSTGVVEVQINNALRQQFPLAVYQVDKVLWPKAFSADANSPSPAPAPKKKGSNKGTATPTSAAADDAPSPSAESKNDSNGVAGMKNNVGFGMVLGFVLLCMRVLS; encoded by the coding sequence ATGGCCTCCACTACATTCATTCTTATCCTCcccatcctcctcctcctaaaCCCCCAAGCCCAAGCCCAAGCCCCAGCCCCGGCCCCATCGGGCCAACTCAACCTGACAGCCATCCTGGAGAAAGGCAGCCAATACACCACCCTCCTTAAACTCCTAAAGGACACACAACAACTCTCTCAAATccaaaaccaattcaaaaccaaCTCTCAAGGGTTCACCGTCTTCGCCCCCACCGACAACGCCTTCCAGAACCTTCCATCGGGCGCACTCAACGGCCTCTCCGACGACCAAAAAGTCCAGCTCATCCTCTACCACTCCGCACCAAAATACTACTCACTCAGCGATCTCTTAACCGTTAGCAACCCTGTCAGGACGCAATCTCCTTGGGGTCTCAACTTCACCGGCGGACAAGGCAACCAAGTCAACGTTTCCACCGGCGTTGTTGAAGTCCAAATTAACAACGCTCTGAGGCAACAGTTCCCGCTTGCTGTTTACCAAGTCGACAAGGTCTTGTGGCCCAAGGCATTCTCTGCCGACGCTAACTCTCCGTCTCCGGCTCCGGCTCCCAAGAAGAAGGGTTCTAATAAGGGTACTGCCACCCCAACAAGTGCTGCCGCCGATGATGCGCCTTCACCATCTGCTGAAAGCAAGAATGATAGCAATGGTGTAGCTGGGATGAAGAATAATGTGGGTTTTGGCATGGTTCTTGGGTTTGTTTTGCTTTGCATGCGTGTTCTTTCTTGA